The following are from one region of the Thermosinus carboxydivorans Nor1 genome:
- a CDS encoding M24 family metallopeptidase, which produces MAWSQSEFAQKLARLRSFMAQEGVANLLITGQTNFWWLTGGRSFVNQAVEKACADLLVTADKVYLVANNIEADRLLTEELSGLPLEKAVYSWWEAAGAQRAVREISGGEPVVTEGEVAGKLARLRWQLLPEERARFADAAKSVATVVEELAWAIKPGMSELEISALMKEKAAAEGVSAFVSLVAADERAYQYRHPLPTDKKVKRYAMLVISGQKHGLYASVTRLVHFGPVPADLKARHQAVANVDAAFIGATRPGAQVSDIFAAGCQAYADMGFAGEWQYHHQGGLAGYNSREFRASADCAEVVASGQVYAWNPTIAGVKSEDTILVGEDSPVVLTATGKYPVIKAEYRGFSLERPAILER; this is translated from the coding sequence ATGGCGTGGTCCCAATCCGAGTTTGCCCAAAAATTGGCCCGGCTCCGCTCCTTTATGGCGCAGGAAGGTGTGGCCAACCTGTTGATTACCGGCCAGACCAACTTTTGGTGGCTGACCGGTGGCCGGTCCTTTGTCAACCAAGCCGTGGAAAAGGCCTGTGCCGACCTGTTGGTGACGGCGGATAAGGTATATCTGGTGGCCAATAATATTGAGGCTGACCGGTTGCTGACGGAAGAGCTGAGCGGCTTGCCGCTGGAAAAGGCAGTCTACTCCTGGTGGGAGGCAGCCGGCGCCCAGAGGGCGGTGCGGGAAATTAGCGGCGGCGAGCCGGTCGTCACTGAAGGCGAAGTAGCTGGCAAGCTGGCCAGACTGCGTTGGCAGCTGCTGCCCGAGGAGCGGGCCCGGTTCGCCGATGCGGCAAAAAGTGTGGCCACGGTCGTCGAGGAACTAGCCTGGGCTATTAAGCCTGGGATGAGCGAACTGGAGATTTCCGCCCTCATGAAGGAGAAAGCTGCCGCTGAGGGCGTAAGCGCCTTTGTCAGTCTGGTCGCCGCCGATGAGCGGGCCTATCAGTACCGGCACCCGCTCCCTACCGACAAGAAGGTGAAAAGGTACGCCATGCTGGTAATTTCCGGCCAAAAACACGGCCTGTACGCTTCGGTTACCCGCCTGGTGCACTTTGGCCCGGTACCGGCCGACCTCAAGGCCCGGCACCAGGCGGTGGCCAATGTGGACGCCGCCTTTATCGGCGCTACCCGTCCGGGTGCCCAAGTGAGCGATATTTTTGCCGCCGGCTGTCAGGCCTATGCCGACATGGGCTTTGCCGGCGAGTGGCAGTATCATCACCAGGGCGGCCTGGCCGGTTATAACTCCCGCGAGTTTCGCGCTTCGGCCGACTGCGCCGAGGTGGTGGCCAGTGGCCAGGTCTACGCCTGGAACCCCACTATTGCCGGAGTCAAATCGGAGGACACTATTCTCGTTGGGGAGGATAGTCCTGTCGTGTTAACGGCGACCGGAAAATATCCGGTCATTAAAGCTGAGTATCGGGGCTTTAGCCTCGAACGGCCCGCTATCCTTGAGCGCTAG
- a CDS encoding cache domain-containing sensor histidine kinase, protein MRLRRWTAYLLGRDWFMNNRPLATKLFVFSAVLVVIPLVLVGLISYYRSSLELEEEARQYSWQVIEQVETHIEYYIRDLEISSLKIVNHPDMARLLRMQTAEEVVQSGIRADIERMLKNAAYSRADITNIIVIVDNVQVFDVAGSNAAYPVNKLTSEYWYGSVPNNGSPLLVSRVTEWRGRKEPVISLVRRIYSPQTLQPRGMLIIDINFRRLREIADKVSFKRNGHLFILDGEGHYVYHPDDSRLGEQVAGPEREILKNEEGWLITGGKDRRFLTYSASSYLGWWFVTSIPYHELTRGAEHIGQTIVWTIIVTLVVAYLLGIGFAASLIRPIRRLQHVMKSVEVGNFNVRAAILSQDEIGELARGFNKMVERLAGLMEEVYFTKLRETEARLGQKEMELKALQSQLNPHFLCNTLETVRGMALARDMEDIATIAASLGQLLRYNLRSHALLVPLREEVKFCQLYLKIQQFRFGNRFTYKFDIPEWAWDLQIVKFSLQPLLENCFAHGFQYGESPLAITVSARREGDDAYIVEVADNGAGMEPAVLERIRADLTQKDVTAGGQSIGIVNVHRRIVRLYDERFGVMVDSQPGQGAVIILRLPLVYAGTEGGAL, encoded by the coding sequence GTGAGATTACGTCGCTGGACCGCCTATCTGCTGGGCCGCGACTGGTTTATGAATAACCGGCCGCTGGCTACCAAGCTGTTTGTTTTTTCCGCCGTGCTGGTCGTTATCCCGCTGGTACTGGTCGGGCTGATTTCTTATTACCGTTCTTCGCTTGAACTGGAGGAGGAGGCCCGGCAGTATAGTTGGCAAGTTATCGAGCAGGTCGAGACTCATATTGAGTATTACATCCGCGATCTGGAGATCAGCTCGCTGAAAATTGTCAACCATCCCGACATGGCTCGGTTGCTGCGGATGCAAACCGCCGAGGAAGTGGTGCAAAGCGGCATTCGCGCTGATATTGAACGGATGCTGAAAAATGCCGCCTATTCTCGTGCTGACATTACCAACATCATTGTCATCGTTGACAATGTTCAGGTCTTTGACGTCGCCGGGTCGAACGCCGCTTATCCGGTAAATAAACTGACTAGTGAATACTGGTATGGTTCGGTGCCTAATAACGGTAGTCCGCTGCTTGTCAGCCGGGTAACCGAATGGCGCGGCCGCAAGGAGCCGGTCATTTCTCTTGTTCGCCGTATTTACAGCCCGCAAACGCTCCAGCCGCGGGGCATGCTTATTATTGACATTAACTTTAGACGCCTGCGGGAAATTGCCGACAAAGTATCGTTTAAGCGCAACGGCCATTTATTTATTCTTGATGGGGAAGGTCACTACGTCTATCATCCTGACGATAGCCGCCTGGGCGAGCAAGTCGCTGGCCCTGAGCGAGAAATATTGAAAAATGAGGAAGGCTGGCTAATCACGGGTGGGAAAGATCGCCGCTTTCTTACCTACAGCGCGTCGTCATACCTGGGCTGGTGGTTTGTCACCTCGATTCCCTATCATGAACTAACCCGAGGGGCGGAGCACATCGGCCAGACCATTGTCTGGACGATTATCGTGACCCTAGTGGTGGCCTATCTGCTCGGCATTGGGTTTGCTGCCTCGCTCATCCGGCCCATCCGCCGCCTCCAGCATGTCATGAAGAGTGTGGAAGTGGGCAATTTCAACGTGCGGGCCGCCATTCTGTCGCAAGATGAAATCGGTGAACTGGCGCGGGGGTTCAATAAAATGGTGGAGCGTCTGGCCGGGCTGATGGAAGAAGTTTATTTTACCAAACTGCGTGAAACCGAGGCACGGCTGGGCCAAAAGGAAATGGAACTTAAGGCCCTGCAGTCGCAGCTTAATCCCCATTTTCTTTGCAATACCCTGGAGACGGTGCGCGGTATGGCCCTAGCCCGCGACATGGAAGATATTGCCACCATTGCTGCATCGCTTGGGCAACTGCTTCGGTACAATTTGCGCAGTCACGCCCTGCTCGTGCCGCTAAGGGAAGAAGTTAAGTTTTGCCAGTTGTACCTCAAGATTCAGCAGTTTCGTTTTGGTAACCGGTTTACCTATAAATTTGATATTCCGGAATGGGCATGGGATTTGCAGATTGTTAAGTTTTCGCTGCAGCCGCTTCTGGAAAACTGCTTTGCCCACGGTTTTCAATACGGCGAGTCGCCGCTGGCGATCACCGTATCGGCCCGGCGGGAGGGAGATGATGCCTATATCGTCGAAGTGGCGGACAACGGCGCCGGCATGGAACCGGCCGTGCTGGAGCGTATCCGTGCCGATTTAACGCAAAAGGATGTTACGGCCGGTGGCCAGAGCATCGGCATTGTCAATGTTCACCGCCGCATCGTCCGCCTGTATGATGAGCGGTTCGGCGTCATGGTTGACAGCCAGCCGGGGCAGGGCGCCGTCATTATCTTGCGGTTGCCGCTTGTTTATGCCGGAACGGAGGGAGGCGCGTTATGA
- a CDS encoding response regulator transcription factor, with product MNRVLIVDDERWVRAALRWTVDKTGLPFTVVHECADGLEALDWLKTNKVELILSDIRMPVMDGLAFVRELRQRQPRQDVILITVHDDFQFIQNAIRQGVCDYLLKPVELPAMKECLENWLQRRRREAAAAAGPEEQALSPIQQVLRYMAETPLGDINLTDAARRVHMNPSYLSQLFKQEMQVCFVDYVTDLKMKEAKRLLATTTLRISEIADRLGYADLAYFSNIFKKHTACSPSEYRKQQARTGRG from the coding sequence ATGAATCGCGTGCTGATTGTCGATGATGAACGGTGGGTGCGGGCGGCCTTGCGCTGGACGGTGGATAAAACCGGTCTGCCCTTTACCGTTGTCCATGAATGTGCTGACGGTCTGGAGGCGCTGGACTGGCTCAAAACCAACAAGGTGGAACTCATTCTTAGCGACATTCGCATGCCGGTCATGGACGGGCTGGCTTTTGTCCGCGAACTGCGCCAGCGCCAGCCCCGCCAGGATGTTATCCTCATTACCGTCCACGACGATTTTCAGTTTATCCAAAATGCCATCCGGCAGGGTGTATGCGATTACCTGCTTAAACCGGTCGAACTGCCGGCGATGAAAGAATGCCTGGAAAACTGGCTCCAGCGGCGCCGCCGCGAAGCAGCGGCGGCCGCCGGCCCGGAAGAGCAGGCTCTGTCGCCTATCCAGCAGGTGCTGCGCTATATGGCGGAAACGCCCCTCGGGGACATCAATTTGACCGATGCCGCCCGGCGTGTCCACATGAACCCCAGTTATCTCAGCCAACTCTTTAAACAAGAAATGCAGGTCTGTTTCGTCGACTATGTGACCGACCTGAAGATGAAAGAGGCCAAGCGGCTGCTGGCCACCACGACGCTGCGCATTTCGGAGATTGCCGACCGGCTGGGCTACGCCGATCTGGCCTATTTTAGCAACATCTTTAAAAAACACACCGCTTGTAGTCCTTCCGAATACCGCAAGCAACAGGCGCGTACAGGGAGGGGCTGA
- the iolB gene encoding 5-deoxy-glucuronate isomerase produces the protein MSYFYPAKEQKGFRQVIPVGEKTAYTGFGLLNLAAGESYGAETKEEEVALVLLAGKCRITVNGQTFDNLSRKDVFAEKATAVYAPKSSRWEVTAISPKLEVAVLSAPAERQFAPFVIRPEDVIFNHRGVLNWQRDVYDIMVANVEGKVDRIVVGETYSFPGQWSSYPSHKHDTQNLPYECQMDEIYYFKVKPTEGFGVQIMYNDDLTLREAYMIKDGDAVALPAGYHPVAAAPGFQVYYLWVMAGPHGRQLTPNDDPKLKWLQNIPAMLK, from the coding sequence ATGAGCTATTTTTATCCTGCTAAAGAACAAAAAGGGTTTCGCCAGGTCATTCCTGTCGGCGAGAAAACGGCTTATACCGGCTTTGGCCTGCTGAATCTTGCCGCCGGTGAAAGCTACGGCGCCGAGACCAAGGAAGAAGAAGTCGCATTGGTGCTGCTTGCCGGCAAGTGCCGCATCACGGTCAATGGTCAGACCTTCGACAACTTGTCCCGCAAAGATGTTTTCGCGGAAAAAGCCACCGCCGTCTATGCGCCAAAGAGTAGCCGCTGGGAAGTTACGGCGATTAGCCCCAAACTGGAGGTAGCTGTCCTGTCCGCCCCGGCTGAGCGCCAGTTTGCGCCTTTCGTTATCCGTCCGGAAGACGTCATTTTCAACCACCGTGGCGTCCTCAACTGGCAGCGCGACGTTTATGACATCATGGTCGCCAATGTCGAAGGTAAGGTCGATCGCATCGTCGTCGGCGAAACGTACTCTTTCCCCGGCCAGTGGTCCAGCTATCCTTCCCACAAGCACGATACGCAAAACCTGCCTTACGAGTGCCAGATGGACGAAATTTATTACTTCAAGGTCAAGCCCACCGAGGGCTTTGGCGTCCAAATTATGTATAACGATGACTTGACGCTGCGTGAGGCCTATATGATTAAGGACGGTGACGCCGTTGCCCTGCCGGCCGGCTATCACCCCGTGGCCGCCGCTCCCGGCTTCCAGGTTTACTATTTGTGGGTCATGGCCGGTCCGCACGGCCGTCAGCTCACCCCCAATGACGATCCTAAACTCAAATGGCTGCAAAACATCCCGGCAATGCTTAAGTAG
- a CDS encoding tagaturonate reductase produces the protein MAKLNKELLAGGFAFPAGLEAAPYPADLPERVIQFGEGNFLRAFVDWMFHKLNRQGLFNGRVVVVQPIAEGLVDRLNAQDGLYTLLLRGLENGKPVEYKEIITSVSRGINPYVDWDAFLKCAENPDIEYVISNTTEAGIAYDPNDRPDMRPPASFPGKLAVYLYHRFRHFSGDPAKGMVILPCELIDRNGDNLKKIILRLADEWQWPQDFKDWLENHNYFLNTLVDRVVTGYPKDEAAAIQAQLGYEDELLDAGELFHLWVIEGPAGLAERLPFTQVGLNVIWTDDMMPYRTRKVRILNGAHTAAVPASFLYGLETVGEMMDHPVMGKFVRQVVDEEIIPSINLDKGMLTDFAAAVMERFQNPYIKHYLISILLNSSSKFKARVLPSILEYHAKFGKLPEKLTFSLAALIAVYAGGKIDGSAMLARRAKGEFTMRDDLPVLEFFARTWADCDGSPDGVRQVAAAVLANTALWGEDLTQVSGLTDKTADYLYQIVTDGMQAAAARLVGR, from the coding sequence ATGGCAAAATTGAACAAAGAGCTGCTCGCCGGCGGCTTTGCCTTCCCGGCTGGTCTTGAAGCGGCTCCTTATCCAGCTGACCTGCCCGAGCGCGTCATCCAATTTGGCGAAGGCAACTTCCTGCGGGCGTTCGTCGACTGGATGTTCCATAAACTCAACCGGCAGGGCCTGTTTAACGGCCGGGTAGTTGTCGTGCAGCCCATCGCCGAAGGGCTTGTCGACAGGCTTAATGCCCAGGACGGCCTGTATACCCTGCTTTTGCGCGGTCTGGAAAACGGCAAACCGGTAGAATATAAGGAAATCATCACATCAGTCAGCCGGGGCATTAATCCCTATGTCGATTGGGACGCTTTTCTTAAGTGCGCTGAAAACCCGGACATTGAATATGTAATTTCCAACACCACCGAGGCGGGTATTGCCTACGACCCCAATGACCGCCCCGACATGCGGCCGCCGGCCTCGTTCCCCGGCAAACTGGCCGTGTATCTTTACCACCGCTTCCGCCACTTCAGCGGTGACCCGGCCAAAGGCATGGTCATCCTTCCTTGCGAACTCATCGATCGCAACGGCGACAACCTCAAAAAAATCATCCTGCGTCTGGCCGATGAATGGCAGTGGCCGCAAGACTTTAAGGACTGGCTGGAAAACCACAACTACTTCCTCAATACTCTCGTCGACCGCGTTGTAACCGGCTATCCCAAAGATGAAGCCGCCGCCATCCAGGCCCAGCTTGGCTATGAGGACGAACTTCTTGACGCCGGTGAACTGTTCCACTTGTGGGTCATTGAAGGTCCCGCCGGGCTGGCCGAGCGTCTCCCCTTTACCCAAGTAGGGCTTAATGTTATCTGGACCGACGATATGATGCCTTACCGGACGCGCAAGGTGCGGATTTTAAACGGCGCTCACACGGCGGCCGTACCGGCGTCCTTCCTCTATGGCCTGGAAACGGTCGGCGAAATGATGGACCACCCGGTGATGGGCAAGTTTGTCCGGCAGGTGGTCGACGAGGAAATCATTCCATCAATCAACTTGGATAAAGGCATGCTGACCGACTTTGCCGCCGCGGTGATGGAACGGTTCCAGAACCCCTATATCAAGCACTATCTTATTAGCATCCTGCTCAACTCGTCATCGAAGTTTAAGGCCCGGGTGCTGCCTTCCATCCTTGAATACCATGCCAAGTTCGGCAAACTGCCGGAAAAACTGACCTTTTCGCTTGCCGCCCTGATCGCGGTATACGCTGGTGGCAAGATCGACGGTTCGGCGATGCTCGCACGGCGGGCCAAAGGCGAGTTTACCATGCGCGACGATTTGCCTGTCCTGGAGTTTTTTGCCCGTACCTGGGCGGACTGCGACGGCAGCCCCGATGGGGTGCGCCAGGTAGCGGCGGCCGTGCTGGCCAATACCGCCCTGTGGGGTGAAGATCTTACGCAGGTGAGCGGCCTGACGGATAAGACGGCCGACTACCTGTATCAGATTGTTACGGACGGGATGCAGGCTGCGGCGGCGCGGCTCGTCGGGAGGTAA
- a CDS encoding UxaA family hydrolase, translated as MALLKLHERDNVAVALRDIRQGETLAADNATVTAREDIPKGHKIALCDLQPGEHVIKYGFPIGHATSSVAAGQWLHSHNVRTNLGEILAYEYKPEPPAVSPVPCRHTFRGYRRPDGRVGVRNEIWIIPTVSCVNRTAQLLAERGSALARNMANIDGVFAFTHPYGCSQLGDDHRATQTILADLVNHPNAGAVLVLGLGCENNNVPEFQKVVGSYNADRVKFLVAQEVEDEIAAGLELLSDLIAYAGQFLREDCPASELVVGLKCGGSDAFSGITANPLVGAFSDLLIACGGSTVLTEVPEMFGAETILMNRAQDKAVFDKTVRLINDFKNYFMAYNQPIYENPSPGNKKGGITTLEEKSLGCTQKGGRATVVDVLGYGETVTRKGLNLLNGPGNDAVAATALAAAGCHLVLFTTGRGTPLGTAVPTVKIATNSELFRRKTTWMDFNAGELLEGKSLEALADEFFAYVLAVASGRPTKAEEMGFREIAIFKNGVTL; from the coding sequence ATGGCACTGTTAAAGCTGCATGAACGGGATAATGTCGCCGTTGCTCTCCGCGACATCAGGCAGGGGGAGACGCTTGCGGCGGACAATGCTACCGTCACCGCCCGCGAAGATATTCCGAAAGGCCATAAAATTGCCCTCTGCGACTTGCAACCGGGCGAGCATGTCATAAAATACGGCTTTCCCATCGGTCATGCGACTAGCAGCGTAGCGGCCGGCCAGTGGCTTCATTCCCACAATGTGCGCACCAATTTGGGCGAGATTTTGGCATATGAATATAAGCCGGAGCCGCCGGCGGTAAGCCCGGTCCCCTGCCGCCACACCTTCCGCGGCTATCGCCGCCCGGACGGTCGGGTCGGGGTGCGCAACGAAATCTGGATCATTCCTACCGTCAGCTGCGTTAACCGCACTGCCCAGCTCTTAGCCGAGCGGGGAAGCGCCCTCGCTCGGAATATGGCCAATATCGACGGCGTGTTTGCCTTTACCCATCCCTATGGCTGCTCGCAGCTCGGCGACGACCACCGGGCGACGCAAACCATCCTGGCTGACCTGGTCAACCATCCCAATGCCGGCGCCGTGCTGGTCCTCGGCCTGGGCTGTGAGAACAACAACGTGCCCGAGTTTCAAAAAGTGGTGGGTAGCTATAACGCGGACCGCGTCAAATTCCTCGTGGCCCAGGAGGTGGAGGACGAAATCGCCGCCGGGCTTGAGCTGCTATCGGACCTCATCGCCTACGCCGGCCAGTTTTTGCGGGAGGACTGCCCGGCGTCCGAACTGGTGGTAGGCCTTAAGTGCGGCGGCTCGGACGCTTTTTCCGGCATTACGGCCAACCCGCTGGTCGGCGCTTTCTCCGACCTCTTGATCGCTTGCGGCGGCAGCACGGTGCTGACCGAGGTGCCGGAGATGTTTGGCGCCGAGACAATTCTCATGAACCGGGCCCAGGATAAGGCCGTGTTTGACAAAACGGTACGACTTATCAACGACTTTAAAAATTATTTTATGGCCTATAACCAGCCCATTTACGAAAACCCCTCACCCGGCAACAAGAAAGGCGGCATTACCACCCTGGAGGAGAAGTCACTAGGGTGCACGCAAAAAGGCGGCCGCGCTACCGTGGTCGACGTGCTTGGCTACGGGGAAACGGTCACGCGCAAAGGGCTTAACCTCCTTAACGGGCCCGGCAATGATGCGGTGGCGGCCACGGCGTTGGCGGCAGCGGGCTGCCACCTGGTGCTGTTTACCACCGGCCGGGGTACGCCGCTGGGTACGGCGGTGCCGACGGTGAAAATTGCCACCAACAGCGAGCTGTTCCGTCGCAAAACTACCTGGATGGATTTCAATGCCGGTGAGCTGTTAGAGGGCAAAAGCCTAGAAGCGCTGGCCGACGAGTTTTTCGCCTATGTGCTGGCGGTGGCCTCCGGCCGACCGACCAAAGCCGAGGAAATGGGTTTCCGCGAAATTGCCATTTTTAAGAACGGTGTAACGCTGTAA
- a CDS encoding ROK family transcriptional regulator produces MTNNGANSKYVKKRNRITVLNLIKEHGPIGRQELAQITGLTPPAITGIIRELLELGLVHEDGYGESRGGRRPVKLTFNSKAGYVIGVEVTRGETTVGVADLMNDPTDIARYPLDMSEPAAGLASLAELLRRIMNDEGKQGRSFVGVGIAFPGLVQAKTGTVQRSVNLGPAWRSYPLQEKLEDVLGLPVFIENNSNACVLAERWFGGGVCCRDLVYVNLGEGISAGVILDDRIVQGFQGYAGEIGHIVIDESGPQCNCGNHGCLEALCSVPALIKQARRDLPGLADGDPLKARWQSSGDIELADLLAVAQPGTYANALLSRAVHWIGRAVAAVINLYNPEAVFLGGQLAGAMARFEPILRDAVAAHAFPEIASATRIAFSALGEYPGVIGACALALKGLLHLPEARLLDAHLE; encoded by the coding sequence GTGACCAATAACGGAGCCAACAGCAAATATGTCAAGAAGCGCAACCGCATCACCGTTCTTAACCTTATTAAGGAGCATGGTCCCATTGGCCGGCAGGAACTAGCGCAAATTACCGGTTTGACGCCGCCGGCCATCACCGGCATTATCCGTGAACTCCTCGAGCTCGGTTTGGTGCACGAGGACGGTTACGGCGAATCAAGGGGAGGCCGTCGGCCGGTGAAGCTAACATTCAACAGTAAAGCCGGGTATGTTATCGGGGTGGAAGTAACGCGCGGCGAAACGACAGTCGGTGTTGCCGACCTTATGAACGACCCTACTGACATTGCGCGCTATCCGCTTGATATGAGCGAGCCTGCTGCCGGCCTGGCCAGCCTGGCCGAACTGCTGCGGCGCATCATGAATGACGAGGGCAAGCAGGGCCGGTCGTTTGTGGGGGTGGGAATCGCCTTTCCCGGACTGGTGCAGGCCAAAACTGGCACGGTACAGCGGTCGGTCAACCTCGGTCCGGCTTGGCGCAGCTACCCCTTGCAGGAAAAGCTGGAGGATGTGCTCGGTCTGCCGGTGTTCATCGAAAATAACTCCAACGCCTGCGTTTTGGCCGAACGATGGTTTGGCGGGGGCGTGTGCTGCCGCGATTTGGTGTACGTTAACCTTGGCGAAGGCATCAGCGCCGGCGTTATTCTCGATGACCGCATAGTTCAGGGGTTTCAGGGTTATGCCGGCGAGATCGGCCATATTGTTATTGACGAGAGCGGACCGCAGTGTAATTGTGGTAACCACGGGTGTCTGGAAGCGCTATGCAGCGTCCCGGCGCTAATTAAGCAGGCCAGGCGCGACTTGCCCGGCCTGGCCGACGGCGACCCGCTCAAAGCACGGTGGCAGAGCAGCGGTGATATTGAGCTGGCCGACCTTTTGGCCGTGGCTCAGCCCGGTACTTATGCCAATGCCCTCTTAAGCCGGGCGGTGCACTGGATCGGGCGGGCCGTTGCCGCCGTTATTAATCTGTACAACCCGGAAGCCGTCTTCCTGGGCGGACAGCTGGCCGGGGCCATGGCGCGGTTTGAACCCATACTGCGTGATGCCGTGGCCGCCCACGCTTTTCCCGAAATCGCCAGTGCAACGCGGATTGCCTTTTCGGCGCTGGGGGAATATCCCGGCGTCATTGGCGCCTGCGCCCTGGCGCTTAAGGGGCTATTGCATCTGCCGGAAGCGCGGCTGCTGGACGCCCATTTGGAATAA